Proteins found in one Hyla sarda isolate aHylSar1 unplaced genomic scaffold, aHylSar1.hap1 scaffold_1256, whole genome shotgun sequence genomic segment:
- the LOC130304038 gene encoding E3 ubiquitin/ISG15 ligase TRIM25-like, translating into MKGDFISSQGGAQPYLFPRKARPRVESISVGHTLLTAMASADPSETLTCPNCQNSSADTDTCEHNFCWVCIDCMLDKQRGVRTQHQCRAEERRGQQVGSHDSGVQQVGSHDGSGGITCTYCVHSPVPAVRSCVMCEASLCDTHLSVHSRSPEHPLIEPTTALRNRKCAVHKKILEYYCSADRACVCVSCILFGDHRGHRVETLNVVSERKKKRLKNDLKKLNSRSEETAKKIQTLQGQRRDGQERASEVSGRVSAIFRDIRRRLDAMENTVLSHISQQDEQLALSLSTLVQQLELHRNELFRRAGYLEELWNKVDPLLVIQEQESEREDFCDLEEGAADTHQIYHLDQGLMAVTLHTGLQDIMVAARKGLDLQGAGDILLDVDTAGNDIHISSDLRGASWSHVQQNYPEKPGRFQYDQVLSTRSFSSGRHFWEVETSESGVWFVGMCYPSIDRRGRQSWIGDNNKSWCLRRYDNVQYTVIHDSKWLQLPHNVSCPHLGIYLDYEAGQLTFYELRDPIRLLHTFTTTFTQPLHLAFSVYKAWVRVQD; encoded by the coding sequence CAGTTCTCAGGGAGGTGCCCAACCTTATCTGTTCCCGAGAAAAGCGCGTCCACGGGTGGAGTCCATCTCAGTCGGTCACACTCTGCTCACCGCCATGGCTTCTGCAGATCCCTCAGAGACTCTCACCTGCCCCAACTGCCAGAACAGCAGCGCCGACACCGACACCTGCGAGCACAACTTCTGCTGGGTGTGTATTGACTGCATGCTGGATAAGCAGAGAGGAGTGCGCACTCAGCACCAGTGCAgagcagaggagaggagaggccaGCAGGTGGGCAGCCATGACAGCGGGGTCCAGCAGGTGGGCAGCCATGACGGCAGCGGGGGCATCACCTGCACTTACTGCGTCCACTCCCCCGTCCCAGCGGTCAGGTCGTGCGTCATGTGTGAAGCGTCTCTCTGTGACACCCACCTGAGCGTCCACAGCAGGTCCCCGGAACACCCGCTCATCGAGCCCACCACCGCCCTACGCAACCGCAAATGTGCTGTCCATAAGAAGATCCTGGAGTATTACTGCTCTGCTGACCGCGCCTGCGTCTGTGTGTCCTGCATCCTCTTCGGAGATCACCGCGGACACCGTGTGGAGACCCTCAATGTCGTCTCCgagagaaagaagaaaagactAAAAAATGACCTGAAAAAACTCAACTCCAGGAGCGAAGAGACCGCAAAGAAGATCCAAACCCTGCAGGGTCAGCGGAGAGACGGGCAGGAGAGGGCATCCGAGGTGAGCGGGAGGGTGAGCGCAATCTTCAGGGACATCAGGAGACGGCTGGATGCCATGGAGAACACAGTCCTTAGCCACATCTCTCAGCAGGATGAGCAGCTGGCACTCTCCCTCTCTACACTGGTCCAGCAGCTGGAGCTCCACAGGAACGAGCTGTTCAGGAGGGCCGGCTATCTGGAGGAACTGTGGAACAAGGTGGATCCTCTCCTGGTCATCCAGGAGCAGGAGTCGGAGAGAGAAGACTTCTGTGACCTGGAGGAGGGAGCGGCCGACACCCACCAGATCTACCACCTGGACCAGGGGCTGATGGCCGTCACCCTACACACAGGGCTACAGGACATCATGGTTGCTGCAAGGAAAGGACTCGACCTTCAGGGAGCGGGAGACATATTACTGGATGTGGACACGGCCGGGAACGATATCCACATCTCCAGCGACCTCCGGGGGGCATCCTGGTCACATGTCCAGCAGAATTACCCCGAAAAGCCGGGGCGGTTCCAGTACGACCAGGTCCTCAGCACCAGGAGCTTCAGCTCAGGGCGACATTTCTGGGAGGTGGAGACAAGTGAGAGCGGAGTGTGGTTTGTGGGGATGTGTTACCCCAGTATAGACCGCAGGGGGCGCCAGTCCTGGATCGGAGACAACAACAAGTCCTGGTGTCTGCGGAGATACGATAACGTCCAGTACACGGTGATACATGACAGTAAGTGGCTGCAGTTACCCCACAATGTGTCCTGCCCCCACCTGGGCATCTACCTGGACTACGAGGCCGGTCAGCTGACCTTCTACGAGCTCCGAGATCCCATCAGACTCCTCCACACCTTCACCACCACCTTCACCCAGCCCCTGCACCTGGCCTTCAGCGTCTACAAAGCCTGGGTGCGCGTCCAGGActga